The Arachis hypogaea cultivar Tifrunner chromosome 14, arahy.Tifrunner.gnm2.J5K5, whole genome shotgun sequence DNA window GTGTGACTCATTGTGAAGGGTGTGGTTATCAGCCATGCAAAAAATGCTATACAAAAGTACAAAACCGGGCATGGATCTAGAGAACTCTGTTAATATTGTTTGATCCAATAAAGAAAGAGTTAAGCGAGATTAGACCCAAAAATCTGTTGTCAATTTCTATGAAACAGGCATTTTGGGCCCTTAAATTTGGAGTCAAGCTCCTGCCAAGCCCAAGAGTCACATGCATACCTGACATTGATCAAGGATATATTCAATTATTCCCtgtccaaaataaaaaaagaaataaaggataTTCTATTATTGGTACGTATCCACCTAAAGAAAATGGACCAAGCTTGAACAAAAAATGTTGAAAAAGGGTCAAAGTCAGATAACTAGAAAAGGGAATTTCCATATTGATGTTCTCGCCCTAAATTTGGATTGTATTTTGTATATATGGTTTAGCCGAAAAAGGAGGAGAGGATAGGGGGTTCAATTTCGTTAACACAGGCCCAATATGTGAAAATTGAATCTAAAATGTTGATGATGTATAATTGTATTGTATcatgacaaaaacaaaaatatcgtGTATAATTGTGTATAGTATGGAAAGCTTTCAAATGTATCTAGAATATTGGTGTTCCAATAATCTCAATAGttgattttaaataatatatatatatatatatatatatatatatatatatatatatatatatatataactgagattaagataaaattattgaaatactaatatatttagtacacttgaaattttttttataatatattacaGAGGCCTAAGATCTTTAGGTAATATATTAACTATTAAGTTATTAACATGTGATATCAAAGTTAAACTATATATAAGATTTGTTTGGacgttatttttagaaaatatttttttaatgatattttttaaaaatattttttacaaaaataaaagtaattttatgtttggatattttatgtaaaaatatttttttatttattgttacgGATCCGACCCACGGATCCCGCATACCCGGTTACACGGGGACAACCCGCTTCGACCCAAAGGCCCAAAAACCGGCCCTTCTAAGCCTCTAACCAACTTTCGAACTCAAatatctcccttatcttagccaaataagataagataaagatattcACCATCGCCTATAAataagaggacccaggtccctccaggtattcattgattcctcacaccttctacctctcagatccattctgacttgagcgtcggagtgtctttgcaggcaCCTCCCCCCACTGTTCCAGTCAAGCAATCCGGTTCCAGCTTCGCCCACGGGTTCCCGATCCACCCTTCaaaccgtaccagagacatctcgtacattggcgccgtctgtggggaaccTGCGCCAGCTAGGCCCGATGGGGGACGTCCTAGAGGAAACCCCCTCAAGCCAGGATGACTCTCAACCGATTAACCCAACCCCCGAGCACCGTGAAGTCACAAACCAAGCGAGAATAGCAAGCACTGTCCAAAACGCAAATGATCACGACGTCACGGACCGACGACATCCTGAGAAAGCCAGCGACAAAGCAGCGCAGATCATCCAGGATCTCTGCCTCCGGGTTCAGGAACTCGAAGGCAAGATAACCAATAAAGGAAAACACAACAACGAGCACGGAAGCCATGCAACCTCCAGATCAAGATCTCGCCGCGGTAGGTCGCCAACCCGACGACACGACAGAAGAGACGGTCGCAGCTCATCACGCGATCACAGACACGAGAAATCGCCAGAACGGCGATACAACAAGAAACATAACCGCAGCGCTTCTCGAGATCTGAGTTATCAACACTACTCAGACGAAGATCGGAGGGACCGAAACACCAAACGCACGAGAAACGACCATATAATAATGGGAGCTACACCCTTCACAGAAAGAATTCTAAGAGCAAAACTCCCCAAAGGCTTCGACAAACCTACCGATATGAAGTACGATGGAACTAAGGATCCCCAAGAACATCTAACGGCTtttgaggccagaatgaacctagaaggagcggccgacgcggtccgatgcagagccttcccggtaaccctcgCTGGGCCagcgatcaaatggttcaacgccctcccgaaCGGATCCATAGCCAGCTTCCACGACATTACACGAAAATTCATGGCCCAGTTCACCACTAGGATCAccaaagccaaacaccccatcagcttacTAGGGGTCACGCAAAAACAAGAAGAATCCACAAgaaaatacctcgaccgcttcaacgacgaatgcctaacggtcgacggactcacggattCCGTCGCAAGCCTTTGCCTGACCAATGGGCTAATGAACGAAGATTttcgcaaacacctcaccaccagaccggtatggaccatgcatgagatccagaacgtcgccaaagactacatcaacgacgaagaagtcagccaggtcgtcgcCGCCAACAAGCGGCAGCACGGCAACGCCCAGCGCTGCAATTCGGCTTCTCACCAAAACCCAACACTCAAAGAGAATCAACGGGACCACCCCAGGCCGACAAGCCGACCACCGAGAATAGGCAAATTCTCTAATTACACGCCCCTGACAGCACCAATTACCGAGgtataccaccaaatagcagatcgaGGCATCATTCCGAAAGCCCGGCAACTCAAAGAAAGGACAGGAGGCAACAAAACCCTTtactgcgaataccaccgaggttacggtcacagaacacaagattgtttcgaccttaaagacACCCTTGAAcaagccatacgagacggcaaactcccagaatttgccaaaatcatcagagaactGAGACGCGCGGAGAGAGACAGGTCGTCTGAGAAGGAAGGACGTAACCCGAGAACCCAAAAGCAACCCCCCAGGGAAAGCCCAGAGGAAGATCCAACCATCATAGTAAACGTCATCACAGGCAAGGACGTATCAAGCAAGTCAAAACTAACAATGAAGAAAGACCTCAAGGTAATGGCTGTAAGGAACCAAGTCCCAATCTCCGCAGCCGACAATACGATAACGTTTTTACCAGAGGACTGCCAACACGGCACCTCAGCCGAGGATGCCCCTTTCGTCATCTCAGCTAGAATCGGAACAGGACTCGTACGAAGGATACTGGTAGATACCGGGGCAGACTCAAACATCCTTTTTCGAGgagccttcgataaactcggactccacaacgacaacctccaaacacaccgccacggcgtcacgggactcggagacaacttccTCAAACCAGATGGCTCAATCACACTTCCCATCACCATAGGAACGAGCAGCCAGAAGAAGACAATCCTATCTGAATTCGtagtcctaaaagactccacagCCTATAACGTGATCCTCGGAAGGAAAACAATCAATGACTTCTCCGCagtcatctttaccaaatacctccttATGAAATTCAGAACCGACGACGGCTCCGTCGGCACCATCCACGGGGACCGAGAAGTCGCAGccgaatgcgacaacaccagcctagccCTAAGGAAGAAATCCCGAGATGCGGCCGAAGTATTCCTAGCCGATTTGGATGCCCGACAAGACGGCCAACCCAGGCCAGAGCCAGAAGGAGATATGGAAAAACTACAAATAGGGTCAACCAAGGATGAATACACCTTCATTAATAGGAACCTCCCATATGACCTCAAAGAGGAGCTCTCTCAACTCCTGAAACAAAATAGAGACCTGTTTGCATTcacaccagccgacatgccgggaataAACCCCGACCTAATGTCTCACCGTCTAGCCGTGGACCCCAAAGCCAAACCAGTAgcacaaaggagaagaaaaatgtcACCGGACCGAGCCACCGAAGTCAAAAAACAAGTTAAAGCCCTACTCGAGGCCAACTTTATCCGAGAACTCCCCTACACgacctggctagccaacgttgtactagtgaaaaaatctaatgggaaatggcgaatgtgcgtcgactacatggacctcaacaaagcttgtccgaAGGACGCCTTccccctaccaaacatcgacggattGGTAGACGCTGCATCCGGTCAccgatacctcagcttcatggacgcatattccggatacaaccagATTCCGATGCACCAACCAGACGAAGAGAAAACAGCGTTCATCACCCCAGACGGGACGTACTGCTACACAGTAATGCCCTTCGGTCTAAAAAATGCTGGAGCAACCTATCAAAGACTGGTTAACAAGATATTCCGAGACTTATCCGGTAACAAAttagaagtctacatagacgacatgctcgccaAGACCGAATCCGGCGAACAACTAACCAACGACCTCGAGGTCATAATGAACACCCTACGAAAGCAccaaatgcgactcaacccggcaaAATGTGCCTTGGGAATGGAAGCAGGAAAGTTTCTCGGCTTCATGATTACACAGCGCGGAGTCGAAGCAAACCCAGAGAAATGTCGTGCCATCCTTGAAATGACAAACCCCAAAAACCTCAAAGAAATCCAAAAGCTCACCGGCAGATTAACGGCGTTATCACGTTTTCTCGGGGCATCGGCTCAAAAGGCAATCCCCTTcttcaaaataatgaaaaaaggaACACCTTTCAAATGGGAAACGGAATGTGAAGAAGCTTTCCAACATTTCAAAAAAGTTCTAGCGGAACCACCAATCCTCGCCAAACCTCAGACAGGGGAAACACTTTACAtatacctctccataacggaGGAGGCACTTGCAGCAACACTAATCCGAGAAAACGAGAAAAAAGATCAAAAACCCatatacttcataagcaaagtctTACAAGATGCGGAAGCTCGCTACTCACGCATAGAAAAGCTAGCTTACGCACTCCTTATAGCCTCCCGACGCCTACGACAATACTTCCGAGCTCATTCCATGACGGTCCGAACCGACCAAGCGGTCAAACAGGTACTACAAAAACCCGACTTAGCAGGaagaatgctagcatggtccatcgAACTATCCCAGTTCGATATCAAGTTCGAACATCGATACGCGATCAAAGCACAGGccatggccgactttatcgccgaAATGACACCAGGAGACTCCACCCCCGAATCGTGGAAGCTACACGTTGACGGCTCCTCGAATACCACCTCCGGAGGTGCCGGGGTCATTCTCGAAAGCCAAAACGGAGTCGTGATCGAACAATCAGTGCGATACGAATTTCCGGTCTCAAACAACTAGGCAGAGTACGAGGCCCTCTTGGCAGGCCTATCCTTAGCCAGGGAAGTCGGAGCAAAGGTCCTAGAAGTAAATACCGATTCTCAGGTAGTCAGTTCCCAAATTAACGGAGACTACCAGACACGGGATCCCCTACTCCAACAATACCTCGCCAAGGTAAACAAACTAAAGGAAGGATTCGAGCACATTACCATACAGCACATTCCTAGGGAACGAAATGCCAGGACAGACCTACTCtccaagctagccagcaccaaacccggACACAGTAACAAGTCGCTGATCCAGGAAGTCGTCAAGACACCCTCCGTGTCAACAACGACCGACGCTCATCTGACAATCTCAAACCGGGGATCTTGGACCTACCCTATCCTGCAATACCTCCTCGATGGAACACTGCCACCAGACCCCAAAGAGGAAAAACGAATAAAAAGGGAAGCCGCCAACTATACCATTGTCGCAGGACAGCTATACAAACGCGGATTCTCGCAACCCCTGCTCAAGTGCATCGAACCCGAAAACACGGAATACATACTCCGTGTAATCCACGAAGGCTGCTGCGGTCACCACGTCGGGGGCAAAACATTAGCCCAAAAAATCATC harbors:
- the LOC112742155 gene encoding uncharacterized protein, with amino-acid sequence MDLNKACPKDAFPLPNIDGLVDAASGHRYLSFMDAYSGYNQIPMHQPDEEKTAFITPDGTYCYTVMPFGLKNAGATYQRLVNKIFRDLSGNKLEVYIDDMLAKTESGEQLTNDLEVIMNTLRKHQMRLNPAKCALGMEAGKFLGFMITQRGVEANPEKCRAILEMTNPKNLKEIQKLTGRLTALSRFLGASAQKAIPFFKIMKKGTPFKWETECEEAFQHFKKVLAEPPILAKPQTGETLYIYLSITEEALAATLIRENEKKDQKPIYFISKVLQDAEARYSRIEKLAYALLIASRRLRQYFRAHSMTVRTDQAVKQVLQKPDLAGRMLAWSIELSQFDIKFEHRYAIKAQAMADFIAEMTPGDSTPESWKLHVDGSSNTTSGGAGAEYEALLAGLSLAREVGAKVLEVNTDSQVVSSQINGDYQTRDPLLQQYLAKVNKLKEGFEHITIQHIPRERNARTDLLSKLASTKPGHSNKSLIQEVVKTPSVSTTTDAHLTISNRGSWTYPILQYLLDGTLPPDPKEEKRIKREAANYTIVAGQLYKRGFSQPLLKCIEPENTEYILRVIHEGCCGHHVGGKTLAQKIIRAGYFWPTVIRDSIQIVKNCDKCQRHANIHQAAPHQLNTISAERPFGTWGIDLVGPFPTAPGQLRYLIVAIDYYTKWIEAEPLSTITTNGQVESANKIIVKGLKKRLDEAKGLWADELGSVLWSYRTTPQTTTEETPFRLTYGVEAVIPVEIGDPSPRKTVGGNDEEAERDLIDETRSITHLRELALKQRISLRYNHGVIRREFAADDLVLRRNDIGPPTPGEGKLTPNWEGPYRIKAVIGKGAYKLERLNGDEVPRTWNAANLRRYYA